The following proteins are co-located in the Pelagicoccus sp. SDUM812003 genome:
- a CDS encoding FG-GAP-like repeat-containing protein, whose translation METDGFVAVPFDARSDSVESKTLFSELSPEQTGIVAPNAYDDPEMWRSRYKEFTQGPLGTGVALGDYDADGLLDVFIVCKTGPNRLFRNLGDWRFEDVTDEAGVAGPGDAWKTGVCFVDVNNDGWLDLYVCRVAAPNLLYLNQGDGRFVEDAKGAGLGLVDASGMAAFADYDRDGWLDVYIVTNLVDVASEPDGQPDYLYRNRGDGTFEEVTEIAGMSGKAAGHAAVWWDHDNDGWPDLYVTNDYGWPDQLWRNQGDGTFRDVLSEVMPHIPWYSMGADLGDVNNDGLLDFLVADMMPRDREWDQRTLIAPRSRMVDPVDPNVAPQYMRNTLFINTDTGRFLDAAWLSGLAATDWTWSALFEDLDEDGLLDLHVTNGTIRTFWDFDMRRASRVDGAMIVRRRLMASPVQKERNLAFRNVGDLRFEETGAAWGLDRKDASFGAAFGDLDGDGDLDLVHSNFEGNPSVYRNNGTEGNRVIIDLKGSASNRFGVGATIRLESSKGTQVRQIASARGYASSGETAAHFGLGADELIARLQIDWPSGQSQVFENLAPNQRYTIEEPEGASRPVPPWKAQPPRTQFVEVSQALKLDVSQQEQDIDELATQRLLSMRQNSLGPGMAIGDLNGDRIDDLVIGGTSTEGATVLLSQSGGRYVETPLRSIHSRAAVADAAPLLLDADGDGDLDLMLAKGGVAEPAGSNAYQPELWLNSAGKGSFRRAVDGWAPVYPESAGPVVAADYNRDGLLDVFIGGRVVPGAYPKIPRSALWENKRGRFVDRANAIAPGLERAGLVQGALWSDVDGDGWIDLLVATTWGTVRCWRNLAGLRFEEVTAELGFDKRTGWWTSIAAGDFNSDGRLDYAVGNLGLNTPYQASPEEPLVAFSGVFDDTGEQHFIEAVWDDGELYPRRNRIIMSMAMPWIFDKTDTFKAYAEAALDELLPEDALEQARRLQAVELRSGVFLSGDAGLFEFHPLPTLAQLAPVHGLIVGDFNADGRDDICLTQNTYAPIPENGRFSGGLGALLYGDGKGGFDAAPYKKSGYVVPGDARALAPIDLDRDGWPELFATRHQDASLLFGNTGVQGRVPMCVTLKGPPGNPTAVGAIVILELQNGERSFREVHAGGGYMSQGSGACYFASSSDNPPKRIIVRWPSGEVRSIDNPPLGGIISLSAR comes from the coding sequence TTGGAAACGGATGGATTCGTAGCAGTTCCCTTCGACGCACGAAGCGATTCGGTGGAGTCGAAAACCTTGTTTTCTGAACTGTCGCCCGAGCAAACCGGTATCGTCGCCCCGAATGCCTACGACGATCCGGAGATGTGGCGTTCTCGCTACAAGGAGTTTACTCAGGGACCGCTCGGTACGGGTGTGGCGCTGGGCGACTACGATGCCGACGGATTGTTGGACGTTTTTATCGTATGCAAAACCGGGCCGAACCGCCTGTTTCGCAATCTCGGAGACTGGCGATTCGAAGACGTCACCGATGAAGCTGGCGTGGCCGGGCCCGGGGATGCCTGGAAGACTGGCGTCTGCTTCGTGGATGTGAACAACGATGGCTGGCTCGACCTCTATGTCTGTCGCGTTGCAGCGCCGAACCTCTTGTATCTAAATCAAGGAGACGGGCGGTTTGTGGAAGACGCGAAAGGGGCGGGCCTCGGCCTGGTTGATGCGAGCGGCATGGCTGCGTTTGCCGACTATGACCGCGATGGTTGGCTTGATGTTTATATCGTCACCAACTTGGTAGACGTCGCCAGCGAGCCCGATGGTCAGCCTGACTACCTGTATCGCAATCGCGGAGACGGAACGTTTGAAGAGGTTACGGAAATAGCTGGCATGAGCGGAAAAGCCGCGGGGCATGCTGCCGTTTGGTGGGATCATGACAACGATGGTTGGCCGGATTTGTATGTGACGAACGACTACGGCTGGCCGGACCAGCTCTGGCGCAATCAGGGAGACGGGACCTTTCGAGATGTATTGAGCGAAGTCATGCCGCACATTCCATGGTATTCCATGGGAGCTGACTTGGGTGACGTGAACAACGATGGGCTGCTCGATTTTCTCGTCGCCGACATGATGCCACGCGACCGCGAATGGGATCAACGCACTCTGATCGCCCCGCGTTCCCGCATGGTGGATCCGGTCGATCCCAACGTGGCCCCTCAGTACATGCGCAACACCTTGTTCATCAATACGGACACCGGCCGCTTCTTGGACGCTGCTTGGTTGTCGGGCCTGGCGGCTACGGATTGGACATGGTCGGCGCTTTTCGAGGATCTCGACGAAGACGGTCTGCTCGATCTGCATGTAACCAACGGCACCATACGAACCTTTTGGGACTTCGACATGCGACGCGCCAGCCGGGTGGATGGCGCCATGATCGTCAGACGGCGTTTGATGGCGTCGCCGGTGCAGAAGGAGCGCAATCTCGCCTTTCGCAACGTTGGCGATCTGCGCTTCGAAGAGACCGGCGCGGCTTGGGGATTGGATCGAAAGGACGCTAGTTTCGGGGCCGCGTTCGGGGATCTCGATGGCGATGGCGATCTCGACCTCGTGCACAGCAACTTCGAAGGCAACCCGTCCGTCTATCGCAACAACGGGACCGAAGGCAATCGAGTGATTATCGACCTAAAAGGCTCCGCTTCGAATCGATTTGGAGTCGGCGCGACGATCCGGCTCGAGTCTTCTAAGGGGACGCAGGTTCGCCAAATCGCATCGGCGCGGGGTTACGCTTCCTCCGGCGAAACGGCAGCTCATTTCGGTTTGGGAGCAGACGAGCTCATCGCTCGATTGCAGATCGACTGGCCGAGTGGACAATCTCAGGTATTCGAAAATCTGGCTCCTAACCAACGCTATACCATCGAGGAGCCGGAGGGGGCATCTCGTCCGGTGCCGCCGTGGAAAGCTCAACCGCCTCGAACCCAGTTCGTCGAAGTGAGCCAGGCCTTGAAGCTGGATGTTTCGCAGCAGGAGCAAGACATTGACGAGCTCGCGACTCAGAGGCTGTTGTCGATGCGGCAGAATTCGCTCGGTCCTGGCATGGCGATCGGTGATCTCAATGGCGATAGAATCGATGACTTGGTCATTGGAGGAACCTCGACCGAAGGCGCGACTGTACTGCTCTCGCAGTCGGGCGGACGTTACGTGGAAACTCCGCTGCGATCGATTCATTCCCGGGCCGCGGTAGCAGATGCAGCGCCGCTGCTGCTGGATGCGGATGGCGATGGCGATCTGGACTTGATGCTGGCAAAAGGCGGTGTGGCGGAACCGGCCGGCTCCAACGCCTATCAACCGGAGCTCTGGCTCAACTCCGCCGGCAAAGGCTCGTTCAGACGGGCCGTGGATGGCTGGGCGCCTGTGTATCCAGAAAGCGCGGGACCCGTCGTGGCGGCGGACTACAATCGCGATGGTTTGCTCGACGTGTTCATTGGCGGTCGGGTGGTGCCGGGTGCGTATCCAAAGATTCCGCGCAGCGCCTTGTGGGAAAACAAAAGAGGACGCTTCGTGGACCGCGCGAACGCTATCGCGCCCGGATTGGAACGCGCCGGCTTGGTTCAGGGCGCCTTGTGGAGCGACGTAGACGGCGACGGATGGATTGACTTGCTGGTGGCAACCACCTGGGGCACCGTGCGATGCTGGCGAAACCTTGCCGGTCTGCGGTTCGAGGAAGTCACGGCTGAGCTGGGCTTCGATAAGAGGACGGGCTGGTGGACTTCGATCGCCGCGGGCGACTTCAATAGCGACGGACGACTCGATTACGCGGTTGGTAACCTCGGATTGAATACGCCTTATCAAGCCAGTCCTGAAGAGCCTCTAGTGGCGTTTTCGGGCGTTTTCGACGATACGGGTGAGCAGCATTTCATCGAGGCGGTGTGGGACGATGGCGAACTGTATCCGCGACGAAACCGGATCATCATGTCCATGGCTATGCCGTGGATTTTTGATAAAACCGATACTTTCAAAGCCTACGCTGAGGCGGCGTTGGACGAGCTCTTGCCGGAGGACGCTCTGGAGCAAGCCAGGCGTTTGCAAGCAGTCGAGCTGCGAAGCGGAGTCTTTCTCAGTGGCGACGCCGGTCTATTCGAATTTCATCCGCTGCCTACGCTTGCCCAGCTGGCTCCGGTCCATGGATTGATAGTCGGGGATTTCAATGCCGATGGACGCGACGATATCTGCCTGACGCAGAATACGTATGCCCCGATCCCGGAAAACGGTCGCTTTTCCGGTGGGCTGGGCGCCTTGCTGTATGGCGACGGCAAAGGTGGCTTCGATGCGGCACCGTACAAGAAAAGCGGATACGTGGTGCCGGGCGACGCCCGAGCTCTCGCTCCGATTGATCTGGATCGGGACGGTTGGCCAGAGCTGTTCGCAACGCGACACCAAGACGCTTCGCTGCTCTTCGGAAATACCGGAGTACAAGGGCGCGTTCCCATGTGTGTCACTCTCAAGGGACCACCCGGAAATCCCACCGCGGTCGGGGCGATCGTCATTCTCGAGCTGCAAAACGGAGAACGCTCGTTTCGCGAGGTACATGCTGGCGGTGGATACATGAGTCAGGGATCGGGCGCCTGCTATTTCGCTAGTTCGTCTGACAATCCTCCGAAACGAATCATCGTGCGCTGGCCCTCTGGCGAAGTCCGTTCTATCGACAACCCGCCTCTAGGCGGAATCATCTCGCTGTCCGCCCGCTAG
- a CDS encoding glycoside hydrolase family 43 protein: MKNWIHSLFGLTCLLALPFAVAQQNGDAAKVMHMPDMPLHDPFIVAYEPTQTYYLYTRNEPQLTGVDKLGTMAYTSKDLKNWYSPKVVFTVPEESFAQEGNWAPEVHEYKGKFYLFVTLHDSDAYLKRPPEAWRDTYVRGTITAVSDTPDGPFEMLNKDGPVAPKELMTLDGTLYVDQEEQPWMVYAHEWLQRIDGTIEAVKVSDDLSRAIDDPIHLFKASDAPWLNQSIEVSDAGLSYVTDGPQFYRTKDDVLLMLWSSYESGKYVQTIARSESGTLMGPWEQLDPLVKRDSGHGMLFHTFEGDLMMVVHRPFYNARGKLFDMADRGDHLEILRQRVDLDGDPEYENLQRALGLEE; the protein is encoded by the coding sequence ATGAAAAATTGGATACACTCTTTGTTTGGACTTACCTGTTTGCTGGCGCTGCCGTTTGCTGTAGCGCAGCAAAACGGCGACGCAGCGAAAGTGATGCATATGCCGGACATGCCCTTGCATGATCCCTTCATCGTGGCCTACGAGCCGACGCAGACCTACTACCTCTACACCCGCAACGAGCCTCAGCTCACTGGCGTGGATAAGCTCGGCACCATGGCCTATACTTCGAAGGATCTGAAAAACTGGTACTCGCCGAAAGTGGTATTCACGGTGCCGGAGGAATCTTTTGCCCAAGAAGGAAACTGGGCTCCGGAGGTGCATGAATACAAAGGAAAATTCTATCTCTTCGTGACGCTGCACGACAGCGACGCCTACCTGAAGCGTCCACCGGAGGCCTGGCGCGATACTTACGTGCGCGGCACCATCACCGCAGTTTCGGATACGCCGGACGGACCCTTCGAAATGCTCAACAAGGACGGCCCGGTGGCGCCAAAGGAACTGATGACCCTCGACGGCACATTGTACGTCGACCAGGAGGAGCAGCCTTGGATGGTCTACGCTCACGAGTGGCTGCAGCGTATCGACGGCACCATCGAAGCGGTGAAGGTGTCAGACGATCTTTCGCGGGCGATTGACGATCCTATCCACCTTTTCAAGGCCTCGGACGCGCCGTGGCTCAATCAGTCGATCGAAGTCTCCGACGCGGGACTTTCCTATGTGACGGATGGGCCGCAGTTCTATCGCACCAAGGACGACGTGCTGCTGATGCTTTGGTCGAGCTACGAGTCAGGCAAGTACGTGCAGACCATCGCTCGCTCGGAGTCCGGCACCTTGATGGGGCCGTGGGAGCAGCTCGATCCGCTGGTCAAGCGCGACTCGGGGCACGGCATGTTGTTTCACACCTTTGAAGGCGATTTGATGATGGTGGTGCACCGTCCCTTCTACAACGCCCGCGGCAAGCTCTTCGACATGGCCGACCGGGGCGACCACTTGGAAATCCTCCGCCAACGCGTCGACTTAGACGGCGATCCGGAATACGAAAATTTGCAGAGGGCCCTGGGCTTGGAGGAGTAG
- a CDS encoding beta-galactosidase, whose amino-acid sequence MKKLICLASLTLFMASPELNAQRTYSLDLDQPLPPVRRGHLDLGGESVTGERVSVNNQYIELNGEPWIPVVGEIHFARYPAEYWSEAIRKMKAGGINLIATYVFWNMHERVEGEFDWEGDRNLRRFLELCEANDVRAIVRMGPFCHGEVRNGGIPDWIYGRPVEIRSNDPGYLFYADRLYGQIAQQLDGLLFKDGGPVVGVQLENEYQHSAAPWEWTYPGAPREFTVADRDVDVTHYQITAGGPENKFADAGRDHMATLKKIARSHGIDVPIYTATGWGNAAIVEEGSIPVTAGYAYPFWAPPEPSDFYLFKDIRLNPDYPPISYDADLYPSIPAELGAGISLTYKRRTTVLPSSLAPLIVRTLGSGANGIGYYMYHGGSNPVIDGHFFNEQSGGLPRINYDYQAPIGEYGEMRLHHRELKLLHLLLDNWGDQLAPMPSILPETNADIEPSDVDTLRWAARTDGKSGFVFLHNFQDHVENHDLTGLRLELEGGDDEVISFPHEGTFTLSKDASGVLPFNLGLDELKLRTATVQPLTVLQNGDETHSVFMTVEGMQPELVFEGDQAVQTEHGSKARKRDGVTVVTGGDSEPFHFRSGKQHFLVIPRELALTLAHADESKLVFADADGFPAPEGLELRTVGKTSIRVQVYPTTAVSQLRSSRGTVEAQSAQKSGFAAWQVNFEAIEPPIKVRRIGERRLALSVSEEGLQTDDVWLRIPYVGDRVAAFIGGELVADHFYFGQPWDIGLRKFADRLSGEEMIFVFHPVHPDVTYLQDLPEAVQAELAERSKPLLRIENPTAQTEYRTRLTFSQ is encoded by the coding sequence ATGAAAAAACTAATCTGTCTCGCCTCGCTAACCCTTTTCATGGCTTCACCTGAATTGAACGCTCAACGCACGTATTCGCTCGACCTTGACCAGCCGCTGCCGCCCGTGCGGCGTGGACACCTCGATCTGGGAGGGGAAAGCGTAACGGGAGAGCGCGTGTCGGTGAATAATCAATACATCGAGCTTAACGGAGAACCCTGGATTCCGGTAGTTGGCGAGATCCACTTCGCCCGCTATCCGGCGGAATACTGGAGCGAAGCCATCCGCAAGATGAAGGCTGGCGGCATCAACCTGATCGCGACCTACGTTTTCTGGAATATGCACGAGCGGGTGGAGGGCGAGTTCGACTGGGAGGGCGACCGCAACCTGCGTCGGTTTCTAGAGCTTTGCGAAGCGAATGACGTGCGAGCCATCGTTCGCATGGGGCCCTTCTGCCACGGCGAGGTACGCAATGGCGGCATCCCGGACTGGATCTACGGACGCCCGGTGGAAATACGTTCGAACGATCCCGGCTATCTTTTCTACGCGGATCGTCTTTATGGTCAAATCGCTCAGCAATTGGACGGACTGCTGTTCAAGGACGGCGGCCCAGTTGTTGGTGTGCAGTTGGAAAACGAATACCAGCACAGCGCCGCTCCGTGGGAATGGACCTATCCTGGCGCTCCCAGAGAGTTTACGGTGGCGGACCGCGATGTCGATGTGACGCATTATCAAATCACCGCGGGAGGGCCTGAGAACAAGTTTGCCGACGCAGGACGCGATCATATGGCGACGCTCAAGAAAATCGCTCGTTCGCATGGCATCGACGTGCCGATCTATACCGCGACGGGATGGGGCAACGCGGCGATCGTGGAAGAGGGAAGCATCCCAGTGACGGCCGGCTATGCCTATCCCTTTTGGGCGCCGCCCGAGCCATCTGACTTTTACTTGTTCAAAGACATTCGCTTGAACCCCGATTACCCTCCGATCAGCTACGATGCGGATTTGTATCCATCGATCCCTGCCGAATTGGGAGCGGGGATCTCGCTGACCTACAAGCGCCGGACTACGGTGCTGCCATCAAGCTTGGCGCCGTTGATTGTGCGGACTCTAGGCAGCGGAGCTAACGGAATCGGCTACTACATGTACCATGGCGGTTCGAACCCGGTGATCGACGGGCACTTCTTCAACGAGCAGTCCGGCGGACTGCCACGCATCAACTACGACTATCAAGCCCCCATCGGTGAATACGGCGAGATGCGCCTGCACCATCGGGAGCTGAAGCTGCTCCACCTGCTTCTGGACAACTGGGGCGACCAGCTGGCGCCGATGCCGTCGATTCTTCCGGAAACGAATGCGGATATCGAACCGAGCGATGTGGATACGCTGCGTTGGGCGGCCCGCACGGATGGGAAAAGCGGTTTCGTATTCTTGCACAATTTCCAGGATCATGTGGAAAATCATGATCTAACCGGCCTGCGTTTAGAGCTGGAAGGAGGTGACGATGAAGTAATTTCGTTCCCGCATGAGGGAACGTTCACTCTGAGCAAAGACGCGAGCGGCGTACTGCCTTTCAACCTCGGGCTTGACGAGCTGAAGCTGCGCACTGCCACTGTGCAGCCGCTGACCGTTTTGCAAAATGGCGACGAGACGCATTCGGTATTCATGACCGTCGAAGGCATGCAGCCCGAGCTAGTGTTCGAAGGCGATCAGGCTGTCCAAACCGAGCATGGCAGCAAAGCGCGAAAACGCGATGGTGTGACCGTGGTGACCGGGGGAGACAGCGAGCCGTTTCACTTCCGGTCAGGCAAACAGCATTTTCTGGTGATACCGCGGGAACTGGCGCTCACACTGGCGCACGCCGACGAGAGCAAGCTGGTCTTTGCCGACGCGGATGGATTCCCAGCTCCGGAGGGACTGGAGCTTCGCACGGTAGGGAAAACGTCGATACGCGTTCAGGTCTACCCGACGACTGCTGTCTCGCAGCTACGGTCGAGCCGGGGAACGGTGGAAGCCCAGTCCGCTCAGAAAAGCGGCTTTGCCGCCTGGCAAGTGAACTTCGAAGCGATAGAACCACCCATCAAAGTGCGCCGCATCGGCGAACGCCGCTTGGCGCTTTCCGTATCCGAAGAGGGGTTACAGACGGACGACGTATGGTTACGGATCCCATATGTCGGCGACCGCGTGGCGGCTTTCATCGGAGGCGAGTTGGTGGCGGACCACTTCTACTTCGGCCAGCCGTGGGACATCGGGCTGCGCAAGTTTGCGGACCGTCTGTCTGGTGAAGAAATGATTTTCGTGTTCCACCCAGTTCATCCCGACGTGACCTACCTGCAGGATTTGCCGGAAGCGGTGCAGGCGGAACTCGCGGAGCGTAGCAAGCCCTTGCTGCGAATCGAGAACCCGACTGCCCAAACCGAGTACCGCACCCGCTTGACCTTCAGTCAGTAG
- a CDS encoding TonB-dependent receptor, whose protein sequence is MTVFSDDPSLSAKPCRRFTPAVIAFASLFSPLTFAQEDSSDDDIFELDEFIVRPVQASLVEAQEVKKSAAPFVDAIVAQDIGKLPDNTVADALQRVPGIQVTRGSGEVTSVLIRGLPNLATTLNGEEIFTGTGRGVTLSDLPADLISSVNVYKSRTADQVEGGIAGLIDVRLRNPFDFDGSKTAGTLRLIHGEDSGDTSWVGSLMNSNRWELDGGGQLGVLVAASRQDIKYQDQTIYNFEWGNRPATNSDGDPLVYPFNSGPIVHRGDRQRNAFNLNIQYAPKENVEFYTNWLYTGYRNQYQNYFFVGLPFTGAVDSFEPYPGTDDVPAVLETSNHFLITSTQAYDDKTDGYNGVFGVRTTNGDTTFSSEFIYNYNKFTNQNLIMDIAKGGIPEVRMTFHPNFDASYPGSDISDPAGYGLWGLFDNNGFAEGESTVWRADVTRLFGTQFFNKLSAGVRWSEREVGSRQSDRADVAPADGRGVTAVSSIDGLGATSPDNSSGLDISLENWYTPSADFLYNNADQVRSLFGLPPGLAPFNPAVAFDDTETTYAAYVQAGYGMDLGEMPLDGQIGVRVVKTELSLRGYDDGVPIDSSSDETEVLPVLNGKLQLTPTTYLRGSFGRSITRPEFSDLNPVVNLSGPTTTGGGTGTGSGGNPNLGNVESDNYDLSLERYYSDNSFFSIAGFHREISGYVFTDTEVETVDGEQYAVTRPRNTGSGSLSGVEFGVQHFFEAVDGLGIQANYTIIDGETYDPVADETLDLANVSENSYNLILVFERNKFSTRLAYNWRDAYIEDFNNVDAPGGPGGTVVVDATDRFDFSASYAFNENMTLSLDVTNLFKEGRQDYFDAVGSPYPRDARMYDRTVELGFRFRF, encoded by the coding sequence ATGACTGTATTCTCGGACGATCCATCGTTATCCGCGAAGCCTTGTCGGCGTTTCACGCCCGCAGTGATTGCCTTCGCGTCTTTGTTTTCACCCCTAACGTTCGCTCAGGAGGATTCCAGCGACGATGATATTTTCGAGCTGGACGAATTCATCGTCCGGCCCGTTCAGGCCAGCTTGGTCGAGGCGCAGGAGGTTAAAAAATCCGCCGCGCCCTTCGTCGACGCTATCGTCGCCCAAGATATCGGCAAACTGCCGGACAACACCGTAGCCGACGCTTTGCAGCGCGTGCCCGGCATTCAGGTGACTCGCGGCTCCGGCGAGGTCACGAGTGTCTTGATCCGTGGTTTGCCGAATCTTGCAACGACCCTGAACGGAGAGGAGATCTTCACCGGAACGGGTCGCGGCGTGACTTTGAGCGACCTGCCGGCCGACTTGATTTCCTCGGTCAATGTTTACAAATCGCGCACGGCCGATCAGGTGGAAGGCGGTATCGCCGGATTGATCGACGTACGCTTGCGCAACCCGTTCGATTTCGACGGCAGCAAGACCGCCGGCACGCTTCGCTTGATCCACGGCGAAGACTCCGGGGACACCAGCTGGGTGGGAAGCTTGATGAACAGCAACCGCTGGGAACTCGACGGCGGAGGCCAGCTCGGCGTGCTGGTCGCAGCTTCACGTCAGGACATCAAGTATCAGGACCAGACGATCTACAATTTCGAGTGGGGCAACCGCCCGGCCACGAACAGTGACGGCGATCCGTTAGTCTATCCCTTCAACTCCGGGCCCATCGTGCACCGTGGCGACCGGCAGCGAAACGCGTTTAATCTGAATATCCAATACGCTCCGAAGGAGAATGTGGAGTTTTACACCAACTGGCTCTACACCGGCTACCGAAACCAGTATCAAAACTACTTTTTCGTGGGTCTGCCATTCACGGGAGCGGTCGATTCCTTCGAGCCGTATCCAGGAACGGATGACGTGCCTGCCGTGCTGGAGACCAGCAATCACTTCCTGATTACCAGCACCCAGGCCTACGACGACAAGACCGATGGCTACAACGGCGTTTTCGGCGTGCGTACTACCAATGGCGATACTACCTTCTCGAGTGAGTTCATCTACAACTACAACAAGTTCACCAATCAGAATCTCATCATGGATATCGCCAAGGGCGGTATTCCGGAGGTACGGATGACGTTTCACCCGAACTTCGACGCAAGCTACCCGGGCTCCGACATTTCGGATCCAGCTGGCTACGGTCTCTGGGGCTTGTTCGACAACAACGGCTTCGCGGAAGGGGAATCGACGGTCTGGCGAGCGGATGTGACGCGCTTGTTCGGCACTCAGTTCTTCAACAAGCTTTCCGCAGGGGTGCGTTGGAGCGAGCGTGAGGTGGGCTCTCGCCAGTCGGATCGTGCGGACGTGGCGCCAGCGGACGGTCGCGGTGTGACAGCGGTGTCTTCCATCGACGGCCTCGGAGCGACGTCGCCAGACAATAGCTCTGGCCTCGATATTTCTCTCGAAAACTGGTATACGCCGAGCGCGGACTTCCTGTACAATAACGCCGACCAAGTTCGCAGCCTCTTTGGCCTGCCTCCGGGCCTAGCTCCGTTCAATCCAGCGGTCGCATTCGACGATACGGAAACGACCTACGCAGCGTATGTGCAAGCCGGATACGGTATGGATTTGGGTGAAATGCCGCTCGATGGTCAGATTGGCGTTCGCGTAGTGAAGACCGAGCTCAGTCTTCGCGGCTACGACGATGGCGTGCCGATTGACAGTTCCTCAGACGAAACTGAGGTGCTGCCGGTGCTCAACGGCAAGCTACAGCTCACGCCTACGACCTATCTGCGCGGCTCGTTTGGTCGCTCGATCACCCGTCCGGAGTTTTCGGATCTCAATCCAGTAGTGAATCTCAGCGGCCCGACGACTACCGGCGGGGGTACCGGCACTGGTAGCGGTGGCAACCCTAACCTCGGAAACGTGGAGTCCGACAACTACGATTTGAGCTTGGAACGCTACTACTCAGATAACAGCTTCTTCTCGATTGCAGGTTTCCATCGCGAGATCTCCGGTTACGTGTTTACGGATACGGAGGTCGAGACCGTCGACGGGGAGCAATACGCCGTGACTCGACCCCGCAACACCGGTAGCGGCAGCTTATCCGGCGTCGAATTCGGCGTGCAGCACTTCTTCGAAGCCGTAGATGGGCTCGGCATACAAGCGAACTATACCATCATCGACGGGGAGACATACGATCCGGTTGCTGATGAAACATTGGATCTCGCCAACGTATCCGAAAACTCGTACAACTTGATCCTCGTCTTCGAGCGCAACAAATTCTCGACCCGATTGGCCTATAACTGGCGCGACGCATACATCGAGGATTTCAATAACGTTGACGCGCCGGGAGGACCCGGGGGAACGGTTGTCGTAGATGCCACGGATCGCTTCGACTTTTCAGCGAGCTACGCGTTCAACGAGAACATGACGCTATCCTTGGACGTGACGAACCTCTTCAAGGAAGGTCGTCAAGACTACTTCGACGCCGTTGGTTCGCCGTACCCGAGAGACGCTCGAATGTACGATAGAACGGTTGAGCTAGGCTTCCGTTTCCGTTTCTAA